A region from the Columba livia isolate bColLiv1 breed racing homer unplaced genomic scaffold, bColLiv1.pat.W.v2 Scaffold_133, whole genome shotgun sequence genome encodes:
- the LOC135577672 gene encoding uncharacterized protein LOC135577672 → MLLTFTTSERECVQERAVGRIEKMSSALFRHPTLASCARYLRTSERTDIVLVFIEAMRDSSIFDKKRATDLLDMVMEFPDFWLADLPKIMRCIHKNLDGINTAPARQSVASLLLLMADRRPGKVLTTLLRIAPPGDRTALDMWDMMISTPRPLKKILRNLRKRLLAIDSMFPEGVISGSESPDMARKIQSLLPQVVGLLDYSNTEVKRRVLTFFRSVMGHLKREEARPTVEQLEEKLLPLFDDVRLMTETEPWGWAACSASCPSAQPRGQHWEQALLPWALESSQLRELSICLFRERVQSVMVHDKKRIKSYVHRALLPLFFRLSDQNNNVAKAAREALLGAAELLKWKQLRHLVRTQQTWRIGESLVRTAKAQAD, encoded by the exons atgctcttgacCTTCACCACCTCTGAGAGAGAATGTGTGCAggagagggctgtggggaggattGAGAAGATGAGCTCTGCGCTATTCAGACATCCCACACTGGCG TCCTGTGCGAGATACCTCAGAACTTCTGAAAGGACAGACATCGTCCTTGTGTTCATCGAGGCGATGAGAGACTCCAGCATCTTTGACAAGAAGCGGGCAACAGACTTGCTGGACATGGTCATGGAATTCCCTGACTTCTGGCTGGCGGAT ctgccaaagATCATGAGATGCATCCACAAAAACCTGGACGGCATCAACACAGCACCAGCTCGGCAGAGCGTGGCGTCCCTGCTTCTGCTCATGGCTGACAGGAGACCTGGGAAGGTGCTCACAACGCTGCTGAGGATCGctccaccaggagacag GACTGCCCTGGACATGTGGGACATGATGATCTCCACACCCCGGCCTCTGAAGAAGATCTTAAGAAACCTGCGCAAAAGACTCCTGGCCATAGACTCCATGTTTCCCGAAGGCGTCATCAGTGGGTCAGAAAGTCCTGACATG gcaagaaaaatacagtcccTCCTGCCACAAGTTGTGGGGTTGCTCGACTACAGcaacacagaagtgaaaaggaGAGTCCTGACATTCTTCCGCAGCGTGATGGGACACCTGAAGAGGGAAGAGGCCAGGCCCACTGtcgagcagctggaggaaaagctcctgcccctctttgatgatgtaaggctgatgACGGAGACTGAGCCCTGGGGGTGGGCAGCCTGCAGTgccagctgcccttcagcccagccccgtggacagcactgggagcaggctctgctcccctgggCTCTC gaGTCCAGCCAGCTGCGAGAGCTCTCCATCTGCCTCTTCAGAGAGCGGGTGCAGTCAGTGATGGTGCACGACAAGAAGAGGATTAAGAGCTACGTGCACCGTGCActgctccctctcttctttcGTTTGAGCGATCAGAACAACaacgtggccaag GCCGCCAGGGAAGccctccttggtgcagcagagctcctgaaatggaagcagctcagacacctgGTGCGGACTCAGCAGacatggaggattggagagagCTTGGTGAGAACAGCGAAGGCCCAGGCTGACTGA